In the Terriglobus sp. RCC_193 genome, TGCCCGGCAAGGTCTTTAAAGGCCATGTCACAGAAGTGGGCGATCAGGCGTTGCTGCGAACCACTGGTATTGCCACTTCGCAATCGACCACCGGCACGGAAGAGGCCAAGGACTTCAAGATCGTTGTCACCCTGGACAACATTGACGGCCAGAACAACGAGTCACTCCGCCCCGGCCTCTCTGCCACGGCAAAGATCAGCACCGCTACAGTTACGCAGGCTGTCGTTCTGCCACTGCAGGCGCTCGTGTCACGCGATACGGCTGCAGAAGCCGTGCTGGCCAGGAATAACGGGAAGCCTGTGGAAAGCGCTGCCGATGCCGCACCGGCAGGAAGCTCCAAGTCCGCGCCAAAGGTGCAGGGTGTCTACGTTCTGCGCAATCAGGATGGCAAGCTTCGCGCTTACTTCACCCCTATCAAGACCGGCATTACCGCTCTGACAGACATTGAAGTGCTGAGCGGTCTCAAGCCGGGCGATGAAGTCATCACCGGCCGCTACAAGGTTCTTCGCGAACTTACCAGCGGTACTGCCGTCAAGCGTGATAACAACTCCGACAAGGGCGATAGCAAGAGCTCCTGAGCATTACACTGAAGGACACTATGGGTTCAGCAGCAAATTCCAGCGTATCGTGCGATCCCAACGATGTGATCGTCACCAACGACCTTTGGAAGACTTACATCATGGGAGAGCAGGAGGTGCACGCACTTCGCGGCGTCAACCTGCGAATCCAGCGCAACGAATATACCGCCATCATGGGTCCGTCCGGCTCAGGCAAGAGCACTCTGATGAATCTCATCGGTTGCCTTGATTCGCCAAGCAAAGGCTCCTATTGCCTGAACGGCCACGATGTCTCGCGTCTTACGGACGACGAACTGGCCCGCATTCGTAACAAGGAGATCGGCTTCGTCTTTCAGACGTTCAACCTGTTGGCACGCGCATCCGCTCTGCATAATGTGGAACTGCCGCTGATCTATAACGGCACACCCGCTGCCGAGCGCATCGAACGCGCGAAGTTTGTTCTGGAATCTGTCGGCCTTGGTTCCCGCATGGACCATAAGCCCAATGAAATGTCGGGCGGTCAACGTCAACGTGTGGCGATTGCACGCGCTCTGGTCAACAGTCCCTCCATCATTCTTGCCGACGAACCGACCGGCAACCTGGATTCAAAGACCTCCATTGAGATCATGAATCTCTTTGAAGAATTGCATCGCCAGGGCAACACCATCGTGCTGGTTACGCATGAACCGGAGATCGCTGATCACGCGAACCGCGTCGTCACCATTCGAGACGGCGTCATTGCAAGTGACAAGCTATCCC is a window encoding:
- a CDS encoding ABC transporter ATP-binding protein; amino-acid sequence: MGSAANSSVSCDPNDVIVTNDLWKTYIMGEQEVHALRGVNLRIQRNEYTAIMGPSGSGKSTLMNLIGCLDSPSKGSYCLNGHDVSRLTDDELARIRNKEIGFVFQTFNLLARASALHNVELPLIYNGTPAAERIERAKFVLESVGLGSRMDHKPNEMSGGQRQRVAIARALVNSPSIILADEPTGNLDSKTSIEIMNLFEELHRQGNTIVLVTHEPEIADHANRVVTIRDGVIASDKLSQKLMSVTADL